From one Pelorhabdus rhamnosifermentans genomic stretch:
- a CDS encoding DUF362 domain-containing protein, with translation MENSEIHVIYGSNPAQMTYDLLDKTELAKELDPDMYIGIKPNLVVAKKASEGATTSPEIVEGVIRYLHNHGMKHIAIMEGSWVGDNTKRAFQVCGYETLSKKYDVPLYDLKDDDFVVKQVEGLSMKVCKKPLEVDFLINIPVLKAHCQTLMTCSLKNMKGCLPDSEKRHFHSLGLHKPIGYLGKVLKGDLIIVDSIAGDLTFEEGGNPVQMDRIMVGKDPVLVDTYAAALLGYSKEDIEYIDIAERVGVGSTNLQGAQIVEYNIGLKNGTQFKPSNKAKRLGQKVVAKEACSACYGTLIHALQRLDEKGQLKFLHSSLCIGQGFRGQTADGLGIGQCTSQCQKHVAGCPPTGKSIVDFLEGQLHQ, from the coding sequence ATGGAAAACTCAGAGATTCATGTTATTTATGGTTCCAATCCGGCCCAAATGACTTATGACCTTTTGGATAAAACTGAGCTTGCTAAAGAGCTTGATCCCGATATGTATATTGGGATCAAACCTAATCTTGTTGTGGCGAAAAAGGCTAGTGAGGGAGCTACGACATCCCCTGAGATTGTGGAAGGTGTTATTCGTTATTTACATAACCATGGGATGAAACATATTGCGATTATGGAAGGTTCCTGGGTTGGTGACAATACGAAACGAGCATTTCAGGTTTGTGGCTACGAAACACTTTCTAAGAAATATGACGTTCCTTTATATGATTTAAAAGACGATGATTTCGTTGTTAAACAAGTAGAAGGACTTTCAATGAAAGTTTGTAAAAAACCACTTGAAGTGGATTTTCTAATTAATATTCCTGTGCTAAAAGCACATTGTCAAACACTGATGACTTGTTCGTTAAAAAATATGAAGGGCTGTTTGCCTGACAGTGAAAAACGCCACTTTCATAGTCTGGGACTTCATAAACCAATTGGTTATTTAGGTAAGGTGTTAAAAGGCGATCTGATTATTGTTGATTCTATTGCAGGTGATCTGACTTTTGAAGAAGGCGGAAATCCCGTGCAAATGGATCGCATTATGGTCGGAAAAGATCCAGTGCTTGTGGATACTTATGCCGCTGCTTTGCTCGGATATTCGAAAGAAGATATTGAGTATATTGATATTGCCGAGCGGGTGGGTGTGGGTTCAACCAATCTTCAGGGGGCGCAAATTGTTGAATATAATATTGGATTAAAAAATGGCACACAATTTAAACCTTCCAATAAGGCAAAGCGGTTGGGGCAAAAGGTTGTGGCTAAAGAAGCCTGTTCTGCTTGTTACGGTACTTTGATTCATGCGCTGCAACGATTGGATGAGAAAGGTCAATTAAAATTTTTGCACTCCTCTCTCTGTATTGGTCAGGGCTTTCGTGGACAGACAGCCGATGGGTTGGGGATTGGTCAATGTACGAGTCAATGCCAGAAACATGTTGCGGGATGTCCGCCGACAGGGAAAAGTATTGTGGATTTTTTGGAAGGTCAATTGCATCAATAG
- a CDS encoding glycerate kinase — MRIVVAPDSFKGSLSAMDVASAMEKGIHAVFPEAQVSKVPIADGGEGTVEALVAATGGRIIHQQVMGPLGDRTQASWGLLGDGETAVIEMAAASGITLIPAEKRNPRVATTYGTGQLIQAALDQGIKKIIIGIGGSATNDGGAGMAQALGVKFLDVNGQELSYGGAALAQLETMDTTHIDSRLAETTILVASDVDNPLCGDHGASAVYGPQKGATPEIVAELDQALKHYAEVAKKVIGKDVLNLPGAGAAGGLGAGLMIFTQAKLRPGVEIVLEACDFSNTVKHADLVMTGEGNTDFQTAHGKAPVGIAQIAKQYGVPVVCLSGGLGKGCDDVLRKGIDALMGTVPRPMELTECMAQAGELLQEAAARVCRLIQVGFDVSSRNR; from the coding sequence ATGCGAATTGTAGTTGCTCCGGATTCATTTAAAGGAAGCTTGTCGGCCATGGACGTGGCGAGTGCCATGGAAAAGGGAATTCATGCTGTTTTCCCGGAGGCCCAGGTAAGTAAGGTACCTATCGCTGATGGTGGCGAGGGAACTGTAGAAGCGCTAGTTGCTGCTACAGGAGGACGTATTATTCATCAACAAGTGATGGGGCCGCTTGGCGATAGAACACAAGCAAGCTGGGGTCTATTGGGCGATGGCGAAACAGCGGTGATTGAAATGGCTGCTGCCTCAGGGATCACACTGATACCGGCAGAAAAACGCAATCCGCGAGTGGCTACAACGTATGGTACAGGCCAATTGATTCAAGCAGCACTCGATCAAGGAATCAAAAAGATTATTATTGGTATTGGCGGCAGCGCCACGAATGATGGCGGTGCCGGTATGGCTCAGGCATTGGGGGTAAAATTTCTTGATGTTAATGGACAAGAATTGTCCTATGGTGGAGCTGCTCTTGCTCAGCTTGAAACAATGGATACAACTCATATCGATTCTCGGTTGGCCGAGACAACCATATTAGTAGCCAGTGATGTGGATAATCCTCTGTGTGGCGATCATGGCGCGTCTGCTGTGTATGGCCCGCAAAAAGGAGCTACACCAGAAATTGTGGCTGAACTTGATCAAGCGTTGAAGCATTATGCTGAAGTAGCAAAAAAAGTTATCGGTAAAGATGTGCTCAATCTTCCGGGAGCCGGAGCAGCTGGCGGACTGGGTGCGGGATTAATGATTTTTACACAGGCAAAGCTTCGCCCTGGTGTTGAAATTGTTCTAGAAGCCTGTGACTTTAGTAATACAGTAAAACACGCTGACTTAGTTATGACTGGGGAAGGCAATACGGATTTCCAAACAGCGCATGGAAAAGCGCCTGTTGGCATTGCTCAAATAGCGAAGCAATATGGTGTACCTGTCGTTTGTTTGTCAGGTGGTTTAGGGAAGGGCTGTGATGATGTGCTGAGAAAAGGCATTGATGCCTTAATGGGCACAGTACCGCGGCCTATGGAACTTACAGAATGCATGGCTCAGGCAGGAGAATTGCTTCAGGAAGCAGCAGCGAGAGTTTGCCGCCTTATTCAAGTGGGCTTCGATGTATCCAGTAGAAATCGATAA